A single genomic interval of Sphingobium sp. EM0848 harbors:
- a CDS encoding TonB-dependent receptor — protein sequence MQQGCIRAGVSLAAMLIAMPAIAQDEGNNQGGLHDIIVTAQRKAENLQDVPISVTALTSDSLTSSGISDTTELQAASPGLVTFQTANNFSPFIRGVGTNQTASGSEASVALYIDGVYQGPKPGNVMDLGAIERIEVLKGPQGTLFGRNATGGAINIVTKDPTVDPAISAEFGYGRFDEKTSRAYASGAVTDTLLAAVSFSGKWSDGYIRDVYRNKDQAPVKSLNGMLKLKWMPTDRLTATLTGGYSYLDDPTFMSAHAEPGTISTAAGLGFLAPTGPREAATSAEDAISTVKTARATLNVNADLGGIDLVSITGYVHMDAFNFFDLDSSPANILHLSTGQIGRQFSQELQLQKNDGPFRWIAGLYYLRFRDGYDKFPKPYLLQQNLPFEFRPSDLITGRVALARSAIVTTNTGSIFGQGTYDIAPTTRITAGLRYSIEKKAVKGTQYLINGTPAPGAGIELDAGSGDPFGAVQNATVDLSKTFKKLTWRLAIDHDFSDDIMGYASYTRGFKSGSLNAGIISNAQVPVNPEEIDAFEVGLKSELFDRKLRLNIAAFYYDYKDIQVSLVTAGSTSVTENAAAARLYGLDVDFVAAPTRQLTIRGGINLLNSKYKKYESAALFLPRTAATCPTGAAAQVTLDQAKAIATLPQLGGNCTYRLDASGSDLIIAPKLTANIGFDYDLPMGNSRLTLSSSLYYNDGFDTAAGGIFAHVPSYEALTASATWNGPDDRYFVRLWGRNLTNDIHPELILPLATTFQEVSSMPRSYGVTVGFKFGAR from the coding sequence ATGCAACAGGGGTGTATTCGCGCGGGCGTATCGCTCGCAGCGATGCTGATAGCCATGCCGGCGATAGCGCAGGATGAAGGCAACAACCAAGGCGGACTGCACGACATCATCGTCACTGCGCAGCGCAAGGCGGAAAATCTTCAGGATGTACCTATTTCCGTTACCGCGCTCACATCGGATTCGCTGACGTCTAGCGGTATAAGCGACACAACCGAGTTGCAGGCCGCCTCGCCCGGCCTCGTCACGTTCCAGACCGCGAATAACTTCTCGCCCTTCATCCGGGGCGTCGGCACCAACCAGACCGCCAGCGGGTCGGAGGCCTCCGTCGCCCTCTATATCGACGGTGTCTATCAAGGCCCCAAACCGGGCAATGTGATGGATCTGGGCGCGATCGAGCGGATCGAGGTGCTGAAAGGCCCGCAAGGCACATTGTTCGGCCGCAACGCAACTGGCGGTGCGATCAACATCGTCACCAAGGACCCAACCGTCGATCCCGCCATCAGCGCCGAATTCGGCTATGGCCGATTCGATGAAAAGACCAGCCGCGCCTATGCCAGCGGCGCCGTCACAGATACGCTGCTCGCCGCTGTCTCTTTTTCCGGTAAATGGTCCGACGGCTATATTCGCGACGTCTATCGCAACAAGGATCAGGCGCCGGTCAAGAGCCTTAACGGCATGCTGAAACTCAAATGGATGCCGACCGACCGGCTGACCGCGACGCTGACAGGCGGCTATAGCTATCTCGACGATCCGACCTTCATGTCCGCCCATGCCGAGCCGGGCACGATCTCGACGGCGGCAGGACTTGGCTTCCTCGCGCCCACCGGCCCGCGTGAGGCCGCGACCAGTGCGGAGGACGCCATCTCCACGGTGAAGACGGCGCGAGCGACACTTAACGTCAATGCCGATCTGGGCGGCATCGATCTCGTCTCGATCACCGGCTATGTCCATATGGACGCCTTCAATTTCTTCGATCTCGACAGTTCGCCTGCTAATATCCTGCATCTGTCAACCGGGCAGATCGGCCGCCAATTCTCGCAGGAATTGCAATTGCAGAAGAATGACGGACCGTTCCGCTGGATCGCGGGCCTTTATTATCTGCGTTTCCGCGACGGGTACGACAAATTCCCCAAACCCTATCTGCTGCAACAGAATCTGCCCTTCGAATTTCGCCCCTCGGACCTGATAACGGGCAGGGTAGCGCTGGCCCGCAGCGCCATCGTGACCACCAACACCGGGTCGATCTTCGGTCAGGGCACCTATGATATTGCTCCGACCACGCGCATTACCGCAGGCCTGCGCTACAGCATCGAGAAGAAGGCAGTGAAGGGGACGCAATATCTGATCAACGGCACCCCCGCGCCGGGCGCCGGGATCGAGCTGGACGCAGGCAGCGGCGACCCGTTCGGCGCCGTGCAGAATGCGACGGTCGATCTTTCCAAGACCTTCAAGAAGCTGACGTGGCGTCTGGCGATCGACCATGATTTTAGCGACGACATCATGGGCTATGCCAGCTATACGCGTGGCTTCAAGAGCGGGTCGCTAAACGCAGGCATTATCAGCAACGCGCAGGTGCCGGTGAACCCGGAAGAAATCGATGCGTTCGAAGTCGGCCTGAAGTCGGAACTGTTCGACCGCAAACTGCGCCTCAACATCGCCGCTTTCTATTATGACTATAAGGATATTCAGGTGTCGCTGGTCACGGCCGGTTCGACCAGTGTGACCGAAAATGCGGCAGCAGCGCGGCTTTACGGCCTAGACGTCGATTTTGTCGCGGCGCCGACGCGGCAGCTTACGATCCGGGGCGGCATCAACCTGCTCAATTCGAAATATAAAAAGTATGAGAGCGCCGCGCTATTCCTGCCGCGCACCGCCGCCACCTGCCCGACGGGAGCGGCCGCGCAGGTCACGCTGGACCAGGCCAAGGCGATCGCCACACTGCCGCAACTGGGCGGCAATTGCACCTATCGGCTGGACGCGTCGGGATCGGACCTGATCATCGCGCCAAAGCTCACCGCCAATATCGGCTTCGACTATGATTTGCCGATGGGGAATTCGCGCCTGACCCTGTCGTCGTCGCTCTACTATAATGATGGGTTCGACACGGCCGCTGGCGGCATCTTCGCCCATGTGCCCAGCTATGAGGCGTTGACCGCGTCGGCGACATGGAACGGACCGGACGATCGCTATTTCGTGCGGCTGTGGGGCCGGAACCTTACCAACGACATCCACCCCGAACTGATCCTGCCGCTCGCCACAACCTTTCAGGAAGTAAGCAGCATGCCGCGCAGCTATGGTGTGACGGTGGGTTTCAAATTCGGGGCGCGATAG
- a CDS encoding MFS transporter: protein MKAKGEFAQHWPALTGATTAAGTGAALFSYTTNYFILPLEAGEGWSRSAIAFGATLYMLGTAAMMPLIGMLADRLGVRRVAPVGLVGYGLLCLALTVLPARLPVFYATMLLIALFCSATSGVVFGPFIAARFQRRRGVALSILLSGNAVLLVPLAPILTAAIADHGWRVGYAILGGCALLIGLPSALLATRGKPSGTARTSGHAHDGTTIRQAIRTATYWKIILGVICSTLALGGFLNQLSPLLVSRGLSTTLAASLMSLFVLMVVIGRVAVGALLDALRPSLVCMLVMAGAATGAALLLTEVPSPLLCALVVLLLGAAMGAEGDLQAFLLSRHFGLANFAALFGTSAMCAAASLGLGALLFGTLYDRTGNYTAAILIAVGLLLTAGLCFGSLGDAARKTQPAIVQ from the coding sequence ATGAAGGCTAAAGGCGAGTTCGCGCAACACTGGCCCGCACTGACCGGCGCCACCACAGCGGCCGGGACTGGCGCAGCGCTGTTCAGCTACACCACCAATTATTTCATCCTGCCGCTGGAAGCTGGGGAGGGATGGAGCCGGAGCGCCATCGCTTTCGGGGCGACGCTCTACATGCTGGGAACGGCGGCGATGATGCCGCTGATCGGTATGCTCGCAGACCGGCTTGGCGTCAGGCGGGTCGCGCCGGTGGGCCTTGTGGGTTATGGGCTGCTCTGTCTGGCACTGACCGTGCTGCCCGCCCGCTTGCCGGTATTTTACGCCACCATGCTGCTGATCGCCCTGTTCTGTTCGGCGACCAGCGGCGTTGTCTTTGGCCCGTTCATCGCAGCCCGTTTCCAGCGACGGCGCGGCGTGGCGCTCAGTATCCTGCTCAGCGGCAATGCTGTGCTGCTGGTGCCGCTGGCACCGATATTGACGGCGGCGATTGCCGATCATGGCTGGCGGGTGGGCTATGCAATATTGGGCGGCTGCGCCTTGCTGATCGGCCTGCCGAGCGCCCTCCTCGCGACACGCGGCAAACCATCTGGAACGGCGAGAACCAGCGGCCATGCGCATGACGGCACGACCATTAGGCAGGCCATCCGCACCGCCACCTATTGGAAGATCATCCTGGGCGTCATCTGTTCCACTCTGGCTCTGGGAGGCTTTCTCAACCAGCTTTCCCCACTGCTGGTCAGCCGAGGCCTCTCGACCACGCTCGCCGCCTCGCTGATGTCGCTGTTCGTGCTGATGGTGGTGATCGGCCGGGTGGCAGTGGGCGCGCTGCTCGACGCGCTGCGCCCTTCGCTGGTGTGCATGCTGGTGATGGCCGGAGCCGCAACGGGCGCCGCGCTGCTGCTGACCGAAGTGCCCTCGCCCCTGCTCTGCGCCTTGGTCGTGCTGCTGCTCGGCGCGGCCATGGGGGCGGAGGGCGATCTGCAAGCTTTCCTTCTGTCACGCCATTTCGGCCTTGCCAATTTCGCCGCGCTGTTCGGCACCTCTGCCATGTGTGCCGCCGCCAGCCTTGGCCTGGGCGCGTTGCTGTTCGGCACGCTCTACGACAGGACCGGCAATTATACCGCCGCGATCCTGATCGCCGTAGGGCTGCTGCTGACAGCCGGCCTCTGCTTCGGGAGCCTGGGCGACGCGGCGAGAAAGACCCAACCCGCGATCGTGCAATGA
- a CDS encoding GMC family oxidoreductase, with amino-acid sequence MESFDYVIVGAGSSGCVLANRLSADPAVKVLLIESGPRDTHPFIHMPKGIAKIMANVNFLWLYMTKPDHYTAGNAEPWVRGKTLGGSSAVNGMMYVRGQDADYDEMARIAGDDWSWKHIGQAYKELENHELGAAPTRGDKGFLRLTVPKRDRLIDAAIAAGEKLGLTRKVDVNDPQDVERVGYAPRNVYKGKRQSSAVAFLRPVQSRDNLTVITDFVVDRLLMDGKRAVGVVGMRAGAPVSYGATREVLLCAGSMGSPAILQRSGIGAADHLRSVGVDVVHDSPNVGQNLREHRAIVMQFRADDGASENKEYRGLRLVRNVLQYYLLGGSGRMGNATYEAGAWFKTRPDAPRPDGQFLLAGFTMDYSSPALATEKHGGFQICAYLLRPRSLGSVMIRSADPNALPEIVPNYHLDPYDRQTMIDVVRYARNYVKQSPLSDLVQEETRPGARYESDDEIIAAYDQMGNGAYHATGTCAAGRDEAAVCDTRLRVRGIDGLRVIDTSIMPFIVAGNTNGPATAIAWRAADLIIADNG; translated from the coding sequence ATGGAAAGTTTCGACTATGTGATCGTGGGTGCGGGATCGTCGGGCTGCGTATTGGCGAACCGTCTATCCGCCGATCCTGCGGTCAAGGTGCTGCTGATCGAGTCTGGGCCGCGCGACACCCATCCCTTCATCCACATGCCCAAGGGGATCGCCAAGATCATGGCGAACGTCAACTTCCTTTGGCTCTACATGACGAAGCCCGACCATTATACGGCTGGCAATGCCGAGCCTTGGGTGCGCGGCAAGACGTTGGGCGGATCGAGCGCGGTCAATGGCATGATGTATGTGCGGGGGCAGGATGCCGATTATGACGAGATGGCGCGCATCGCTGGCGACGACTGGAGCTGGAAGCATATCGGTCAGGCTTATAAGGAACTGGAAAATCATGAGCTGGGGGCCGCGCCGACGCGGGGTGACAAGGGCTTTCTGCGCCTGACCGTGCCCAAACGCGACCGGCTGATCGATGCGGCCATCGCGGCGGGCGAGAAATTGGGCCTCACCCGGAAGGTCGACGTTAACGATCCCCAGGATGTCGAGCGGGTCGGTTATGCGCCCCGCAACGTCTATAAGGGCAAGCGGCAGAGTTCGGCGGTGGCTTTCCTTCGGCCGGTGCAGAGCCGCGACAATCTGACCGTCATCACCGATTTTGTGGTCGACAGGCTGCTGATGGACGGAAAACGGGCCGTGGGTGTCGTCGGCATGAGGGCGGGCGCCCCCGTCAGCTATGGCGCCACGCGGGAGGTGCTGCTGTGCGCCGGGTCGATGGGATCGCCCGCCATCCTCCAGCGCAGCGGCATCGGTGCCGCCGACCATCTGCGCTCGGTCGGCGTCGATGTGGTGCATGACAGCCCCAATGTCGGCCAGAATCTGCGTGAGCACCGCGCCATCGTCATGCAGTTCCGTGCCGATGATGGCGCTTCGGAGAATAAGGAATATCGCGGCCTGCGTCTCGTCCGCAATGTGCTGCAATATTATCTGCTGGGCGGCAGCGGGCGCATGGGCAATGCGACCTATGAGGCGGGCGCCTGGTTCAAGACGCGGCCCGATGCGCCCCGGCCCGATGGGCAGTTCCTGCTCGCGGGCTTTACCATGGATTATAGCTCGCCTGCTCTGGCAACGGAAAAGCATGGTGGCTTCCAGATCTGCGCCTATCTGTTGCGGCCGCGGTCGCTGGGGTCGGTGATGATCCGCTCGGCTGATCCCAACGCGTTGCCGGAGATCGTTCCCAATTATCATCTCGATCCCTATGACCGGCAGACGATGATCGATGTCGTGCGCTATGCCCGCAACTATGTGAAGCAGTCGCCGCTCAGCGATCTGGTTCAGGAAGAGACGCGGCCCGGCGCCCGATATGAAAGCGATGATGAGATTATCGCCGCCTATGATCAGATGGGCAATGGAGCCTATCACGCCACCGGCACCTGTGCGGCGGGCCGGGATGAGGCGGCGGTCTGCGATACCCGGCTTCGGGTGCGCGGGATCGACGGCCTGCGGGTGATTGATACCTCGATCATGCCGTTCATCGTCGCGGGCAATACCAATGGTCCGGCGACCGCCATTGCCTGGCGGGCGGCGGACCTGATCATTGCGGATAATGGATAA
- a CDS encoding SDR family NAD(P)-dependent oxidoreductase: MPILDLSRSVRGSRVLVTGGASGMGRATAWLFAREGAKVALTDIDAQGAEEVAQAIRNEGHDAQAWLLDAGDREAIQRIVPEIAQALGGLDIIVNNAGISAKVPFDAPDYDANWDRNLAITLTGQQAVIRASIPFLMASDAPRIINIASTEALGASAGLSAYSAAKAGVIGLTRSFAVELGRHGITVNCLCPGPILTGMTDHLTEEDRATFARRRTALRRYGDPMEVAHVTLSLALPASSYITGAVIPVDGGLSTRHA; the protein is encoded by the coding sequence ATGCCGATTCTGGATCTGAGCCGTTCAGTGCGCGGAAGCCGCGTGCTGGTGACGGGCGGGGCAAGCGGCATGGGCCGGGCCACAGCCTGGCTATTCGCCCGCGAAGGCGCGAAAGTCGCCCTGACCGACATCGACGCTCAGGGCGCCGAGGAAGTCGCGCAAGCTATTCGCAACGAAGGCCATGACGCGCAGGCATGGCTGCTCGACGCGGGCGACCGGGAAGCCATCCAGCGCATCGTTCCGGAAATCGCGCAGGCTCTGGGTGGCCTCGACATCATCGTCAACAATGCGGGCATTTCCGCCAAAGTGCCGTTCGACGCTCCCGATTATGACGCGAACTGGGACCGCAATCTCGCAATCACGCTCACCGGGCAGCAGGCCGTGATCCGCGCTTCCATTCCCTTCCTCATGGCTTCGGACGCGCCGCGCATCATCAATATCGCCTCGACCGAAGCGCTGGGCGCCAGCGCCGGTTTGAGTGCCTATTCCGCAGCCAAGGCCGGCGTGATCGGCCTGACGCGCTCCTTCGCGGTCGAGCTGGGCCGCCATGGCATCACCGTTAATTGCCTCTGCCCTGGCCCGATCCTCACCGGCATGACCGACCATCTGACAGAGGAAGACCGCGCCACCTTCGCCCGGCGCCGCACGGCGCTGCGCCGCTATGGCGACCCGATGGAAGTCGCGCATGTGACGCTCAGCCTGGCGCTGCCCGCCTCCTCCTATATTACCGGGGCAGTGATTCCGGTCGATGGCGGGCTATCGACACGGCACGCCTGA
- a CDS encoding aromatic ring-hydroxylating dioxygenase subunit alpha, which yields MATVVPEESTASTEVKAHEVRPPRKPSASQIAAARSLPNNNEAVWPAFTTKLPSSLYIDEDRFDEEHRKLFMTLPLPLAPSALLAEPGSFVCRDGFGQSVILTRDKDGKVHALVNSCRHRGSRVTENDEPAKGRLMICPYHAWSYDLSGKLMAVPRREVFGELDKSELGMVKLPCVEKGGIIWVKMDHEANDDFSHVSDELVADFDALGVADMHMFALRKHEVEGNWKLILDTFLEGYHVIRLHVQTVGPLYEDTVVQVDRLGSHLRQTSARVGFTKDILAQNEESVDDLRRVVTYVYTLLPNVAFICSQDYCNMLVMQPKGVGKTIVHNFMLTNVNPQSEKLRQKWEKSLELTDGLAFPEDFSASAATYQGLTTGVVKELMIGGMEVAMEHYHEMIEEMVARA from the coding sequence ATGGCCACTGTTGTGCCAGAGGAAAGTACAGCGTCGACCGAGGTAAAGGCTCATGAAGTGCGCCCCCCGCGCAAACCGAGCGCCAGCCAGATCGCCGCAGCGCGTTCGCTGCCCAACAATAATGAAGCGGTGTGGCCGGCCTTCACGACCAAATTGCCCTCCAGCCTCTATATTGACGAGGATCGGTTCGATGAGGAGCATCGCAAACTGTTCATGACGCTGCCGCTACCGCTGGCTCCATCCGCCTTGCTGGCGGAGCCGGGCTCCTTCGTGTGCCGCGACGGTTTCGGCCAGTCGGTGATCCTGACCCGTGACAAGGATGGCAAGGTCCATGCGCTGGTGAACAGTTGCCGTCATCGTGGATCACGCGTGACCGAAAATGACGAGCCGGCCAAGGGCCGCCTGATGATCTGCCCCTATCATGCCTGGAGTTATGACCTCAGCGGTAAATTGATGGCCGTCCCCCGTCGCGAAGTGTTCGGCGAACTCGACAAGTCGGAACTCGGCATGGTGAAGCTACCCTGCGTCGAGAAGGGCGGGATCATCTGGGTCAAGATGGATCATGAAGCCAATGACGACTTCTCCCATGTCTCGGATGAACTGGTAGCTGATTTCGATGCCTTGGGTGTCGCTGACATGCACATGTTCGCGCTACGCAAACATGAGGTCGAAGGCAATTGGAAATTGATTCTCGACACCTTCCTGGAGGGCTATCACGTCATCCGCCTGCACGTACAAACCGTGGGTCCGCTTTATGAGGATACGGTGGTGCAGGTCGACCGGCTCGGCTCCCATCTGCGCCAGACGTCAGCGCGGGTCGGCTTCACAAAGGATATATTGGCCCAGAATGAGGAGTCGGTCGACGATCTTCGTCGGGTCGTCACCTATGTCTATACGCTGCTGCCCAATGTCGCCTTCATTTGCAGTCAGGATTATTGCAATATGCTGGTCATGCAGCCCAAGGGCGTCGGCAAGACGATCGTCCACAATTTCATGCTGACCAACGTCAATCCGCAGAGCGAGAAACTGCGCCAGAAGTGGGAAAAGTCACTGGAGCTGACCGACGGTCTCGCCTTCCCGGAGGATTTCTCTGCGTCGGCGGCTACCTATCAAGGCCTGACGACGGGCGTGGTCAAGGAGTTGATGATCGGCGGCATGGAAGTGGCCATGGAGCATTATCATGAGATGATCGAAGAGATGGTGGCGAGGGCCTGA
- a CDS encoding lipocalin-like domain-containing protein translates to MSVIRGSVLGAWSLLSLRRFRNGEFYRYPMGEGASGRLIYDDGGLMCAFLMSPEWVAGTAAQSWSTFLAYSGAWDVEGTTVSHRLDACSISDLIGHTLERYISFTAEGHLMLTTDGHVTADGVKSHDELIWVRAAA, encoded by the coding sequence ATGAGTGTTATAAGAGGATCGGTGCTGGGCGCCTGGTCGCTGCTCAGCCTGCGCCGTTTTCGCAATGGCGAATTTTACCGCTATCCTATGGGGGAGGGGGCGAGCGGACGGTTGATCTACGATGACGGCGGCTTGATGTGCGCGTTCCTGATGAGTCCGGAATGGGTAGCGGGCACCGCCGCGCAGTCCTGGTCGACCTTCCTCGCTTATTCGGGAGCCTGGGATGTCGAAGGGACGACGGTATCGCATCGGCTTGACGCCTGTTCGATCAGCGACCTGATTGGGCACACGCTGGAGCGTTACATCAGCTTCACGGCGGAGGGGCATCTGATGTTGACGACCGATGGCCACGTCACCGCCGATGGCGTCAAATCGCATGACGAACTGATCTGGGTCCGGGCTGCGGCCTGA
- a CDS encoding TetR family transcriptional regulator, translating into MRSVRQSSKAAVAKMSTATEKISSRAILLNAAAELMIERNSIEVSLNEIAQRSQLNSALVKYYFGSKNGLMLALCENVLGAGLEQLKGLVEMDLPVVEKLKLHIKGIINVYFRYPFVNRLIHAMLMEQELAIRVSETISKPLAETQRLLLQEGMESGQFKRIDPMMFYFIVLGACDQLFFGQHVLNHAFGIDRIDEVLRRDYTNALLDLVLGGILTDTGKRA; encoded by the coding sequence ATGCGATCTGTGAGGCAATCGAGTAAAGCTGCTGTGGCCAAAATGTCCACGGCAACTGAAAAGATATCGTCCCGCGCCATACTTTTAAATGCTGCGGCCGAGTTGATGATAGAACGCAATAGCATTGAAGTTTCCCTGAATGAAATTGCGCAGAGGTCGCAGCTCAACTCGGCGCTGGTGAAATATTATTTCGGCAGCAAGAATGGGTTGATGCTGGCGTTGTGCGAAAATGTCCTTGGCGCGGGGCTAGAGCAACTTAAAGGGCTGGTCGAAATGGACCTGCCCGTGGTCGAGAAGCTGAAGCTGCATATCAAGGGCATCATTAACGTCTATTTCCGCTATCCCTTTGTGAACCGACTGATCCACGCAATGCTGATGGAGCAGGAACTGGCGATCAGGGTGTCCGAAACCATTTCCAAGCCTCTGGCCGAGACGCAACGCTTATTGTTACAGGAAGGGATGGAGAGCGGTCAGTTCAAACGCATCGATCCGATGATGTTCTATTTCATCGTCCTTGGCGCGTGCGATCAGCTTTTCTTTGGCCAGCATGTGCTGAACCATGCTTTCGGTATCGATCGGATCGATGAGGTGTTGCGGCGTGACTATACCAATGCGCTGCTTGATCTGGTGTTGGGCGGCATATTGACCGACACGGGCAAGCGGGCCTGA
- a CDS encoding crotonase/enoyl-CoA hydratase family protein: MSARVQTDIVDHVAHVRMTRADKMNALDTAMFDALVQAGDQLAGNNDVRAVVLSGDGRGFCAGIDLSNLANSEGRGRTRIDISSRAYGGINIAQQAVMQWRRLPVPVIAAVQDVAFGGGFQLALGADMRFVAPRARLALMEIKWGLIPDMAGMLLLRDLVRPDLAVELLASGRIFDGEEAARLGLATRVCADPLAEALAFAREIAGKSPDAIRAGKRLLSIGDDALSVCILNAEAAEQQALLGTVNQIEAVRAGMAKEIARFGPPSAAPDYD; encoded by the coding sequence ATGTCAGCGCGCGTGCAGACTGACATAGTGGATCATGTCGCGCATGTGCGCATGACCCGCGCCGACAAGATGAACGCCCTCGACACTGCGATGTTTGACGCGCTGGTGCAGGCGGGCGATCAATTGGCCGGCAATAACGATGTGCGTGCCGTTGTACTATCCGGGGATGGGCGGGGGTTTTGCGCGGGTATCGACCTCTCCAACCTCGCCAACAGCGAGGGGCGGGGCCGGACCCGGATCGATATCAGTTCGCGCGCCTATGGCGGCATCAACATTGCCCAACAAGCCGTGATGCAGTGGCGCCGTCTTCCGGTGCCGGTGATCGCGGCTGTGCAGGATGTCGCCTTTGGCGGCGGTTTCCAGCTCGCTCTGGGTGCGGACATGCGTTTTGTTGCGCCCAGGGCGCGGCTCGCGCTGATGGAAATCAAATGGGGCCTGATCCCGGATATGGCGGGCATGCTTTTGCTGCGCGATCTGGTGCGCCCGGATTTGGCCGTTGAATTACTGGCCAGCGGGCGCATCTTCGATGGCGAGGAAGCCGCCCGTCTTGGCCTTGCTACCCGCGTTTGTGCCGATCCGCTCGCCGAGGCGCTGGCCTTTGCGCGAGAAATTGCGGGCAAAAGTCCCGATGCGATCCGCGCTGGAAAGCGGCTCCTGTCGATCGGGGACGATGCGCTGAGCGTCTGTATACTCAATGCTGAGGCAGCCGAACAGCAGGCCTTGCTTGGTACCGTCAATCAGATTGAAGCCGTGCGCGCTGGCATGGCGAAGGAAATCGCTCGTTTCGGTCCGCCCTCGGCTGCGCCGGATTATGATTGA